A portion of the Segatella copri DSM 18205 genome contains these proteins:
- a CDS encoding glycoside hydrolase 5 family protein yields MKKIFVFLMMALATCNISAKSNFVQVKDGHFVRDGKPYYYVGTNFWYGAILGSEGQGGNRERLCKELDKMKEMGFDNLRILVGSDGKRGVKTKVEPTLQEAPGVYNDTILAGLDYLLMEMGKRKMLAVLYLNNSWEWSGGYGYYLEQAGLGQAPRPNEDGYPAFMNFVAKYASCEKAHQLFYDYVKFILTRTNRYTKKKYKDDPAIMSWQIGNEPRAFSKEQLPAFEKWLGEAGKLIRSLDKNHLISIGSEGKWGCEGELNCWERICADKNVDYCNIHLWPYNWSWARKDHLQEDLGISCKNTKEYIDEHLEECGRIRKPLVMEEFGYPRDGFSFSTSSTTEARDGYYKYVFSLVGDNAASGGYFAGCNFWGWGGFANPKHEQWQVGDDYTGDPAQEAQGLNSVFSTDKSTLDVVKTQVDRMKKIGKL; encoded by the coding sequence ATGAAGAAGATATTTGTTTTTTTGATGATGGCATTGGCTACATGCAATATCTCTGCGAAGTCAAATTTTGTGCAGGTAAAGGACGGACATTTCGTTCGCGACGGTAAACCTTATTATTATGTAGGTACCAATTTCTGGTATGGTGCCATCCTCGGTTCAGAAGGACAGGGCGGCAACCGTGAGCGTCTCTGCAAGGAACTCGATAAGATGAAGGAGATGGGCTTTGACAACCTCCGCATCCTGGTGGGCTCTGATGGAAAGCGAGGAGTGAAGACCAAGGTTGAGCCGACGCTGCAGGAAGCTCCGGGCGTTTATAATGATACGATTCTTGCCGGTCTCGACTATCTGCTGATGGAGATGGGCAAACGCAAGATGCTGGCCGTGCTCTATCTGAACAATTCCTGGGAATGGAGTGGCGGTTATGGCTATTACCTGGAGCAGGCTGGTTTGGGCCAGGCTCCCCGTCCTAACGAAGATGGATATCCTGCCTTCATGAACTTCGTCGCCAAATATGCATCCTGCGAAAAGGCGCATCAGCTATTCTATGATTATGTGAAATTCATACTTACGAGAACCAACAGATATACAAAGAAAAAGTATAAGGACGACCCGGCTATCATGTCATGGCAGATAGGTAACGAGCCTCGAGCTTTCAGCAAAGAGCAGTTGCCTGCTTTCGAAAAGTGGCTGGGTGAAGCGGGCAAGCTGATCCGTTCGCTCGATAAGAATCATCTGATTTCTATCGGTAGCGAAGGTAAATGGGGATGTGAAGGTGAACTGAACTGCTGGGAGCGGATCTGTGCCGACAAGAATGTAGATTATTGCAACATTCATCTTTGGCCATACAACTGGAGTTGGGCGAGAAAAGACCATTTGCAGGAAGATTTGGGAATCTCCTGCAAGAACACCAAGGAGTATATTGATGAGCATCTTGAGGAATGCGGACGTATCAGGAAGCCATTGGTGATGGAGGAGTTCGGCTATCCTCGTGATGGTTTCTCTTTTTCAACTTCTTCTACAACAGAAGCACGTGATGGATATTATAAGTATGTGTTCAGTCTTGTTGGCGACAATGCTGCATCTGGCGGTTACTTTGCCGGTTGCAACTTCTGGGGATGGGGCGGCTTTGCCAATCCTAAGCATGAGCAGTGGCAGGTAGGTGATGACTACACCGGTGATCCTGCTCAGGAAGCGCAAGGTCTGAACTCCGTTTTTTCTACTGATAAATCTACATTGGATGTAGTAAAGACGCAGGTAGACAGAATGAAGAAGATTGGTAAGTTATAA
- a CDS encoding DUF4143 domain-containing protein, whose amino-acid sequence MEVDSVLSELKQTYIDDFVKYKAKVNPVLLRQTLFSVAHQVGSKFVFSQVEGGYTTAQVKNALEMLRDAGIIIPVWHTAANGIPLGAEINPKFVKYNLIDHGFLLNLLGIGDSTNSIVKELLVDNAADLVDKGSLTEMVAGLELLKYMSPNERHDLYYWQNLTRGTVSEVDYVLSRGIDIVPMEVKSGLRGSMASLYVFMEKEHIKYAIRCSLENFGEFVSPKGKKILVNPLYAISNLFSCGERLL is encoded by the coding sequence TTGGAAGTAGACTCTGTGCTTAGTGAGTTGAAGCAAACTTATATAGATGATTTCGTGAAATATAAAGCCAAGGTCAATCCTGTTTTGCTGCGTCAAACATTGTTTAGTGTGGCTCATCAAGTGGGGAGTAAATTCGTGTTTAGCCAAGTGGAAGGGGGATATACGACTGCGCAAGTCAAGAATGCTTTGGAGATGCTTAGAGATGCTGGTATCATTATACCTGTATGGCATACTGCGGCAAATGGCATTCCGCTTGGTGCAGAGATTAATCCGAAGTTTGTGAAGTATAATCTGATAGATCATGGCTTTCTCCTCAATCTGTTAGGAATAGGAGACTCTACTAATTCTATAGTGAAAGAACTATTGGTTGACAATGCTGCAGACTTAGTTGATAAGGGTAGTTTGACGGAGATGGTGGCAGGATTGGAATTACTAAAGTATATGTCGCCTAATGAGCGCCATGACTTATACTATTGGCAAAACTTGACTCGTGGAACCGTTTCGGAGGTTGATTATGTCTTGTCTCGTGGCATTGACATTGTTCCGATGGAAGTGAAGTCTGGTTTACGAGGTTCGATGGCGAGTCTTTATGTTTTTATGGAAAAAGAGCATATTAAGTATGCCATTCGCTGTTCTTTGGAGAACTTTGGGGAGTTTGTCAGCCCAAAAGGGAAGAAGATATTAGTCAATCCTCTTTATGCTATTTCTAACTTGTTTTCTTGTGGTGAAAGACTTCTGTAG
- a CDS encoding MFS transporter: MARLKEKIAYALGDAAAGGIVWKVMSIAFPLFFTNVFGLSFADAAVLMLVARMFDVVTDPLMGTLADRTQSRFGTYRPWLIYGAIPFGLIFALLLYTPDFGPVGKRIYAYALYLLMMAVYTMVNVPYGSLLGVMTDDDDEKNQFSSFRMVGAYAMGFVTLLSFPYLQKMVGGTAAHQYAVIGAVLGIIAAVMTLACGLLTKERLKPKRAEKFSFQQFADLVHNKAWLYMTAIAVCTNFFNGFRYAVAGYMFDYCLHGNVTIEGLIINYTVFMAFGEVTCMIFGGVSPWFTRLVGSKRMAFFWAAALCLVLSVVFFFIPMNPSYIWVMIAIVILTSMGIGIYSPLMWSMYADVADYHTEHFGTSATGLIFSSGTMSQKFGTAISGSLIALFLGWAGANMITDKMGNTMIDPASVTDSVLTMVWSLFSLFPAVIAFLLMVLAWKFPIRK; this comes from the coding sequence ATGGCTCGTTTAAAAGAAAAAATAGCTTATGCATTGGGTGATGCCGCTGCGGGTGGTATTGTATGGAAGGTGATGTCTATCGCTTTTCCTCTGTTTTTTACAAACGTCTTCGGACTCTCGTTTGCGGATGCAGCAGTACTGATGCTCGTAGCCCGCATGTTCGATGTGGTTACTGACCCGCTGATGGGTACTCTTGCCGACCGTACCCAGAGCCGTTTCGGTACCTACCGTCCTTGGCTCATCTATGGTGCCATTCCTTTCGGATTGATATTTGCCCTCTTGCTCTATACTCCAGACTTCGGTCCTGTGGGCAAGCGAATCTATGCTTACGCCCTCTATCTGCTGATGATGGCGGTATATACCATGGTGAATGTGCCTTACGGCTCATTGCTCGGTGTGATGACCGATGATGATGATGAGAAGAACCAGTTTTCTTCTTTCCGTATGGTGGGTGCTTATGCCATGGGATTCGTCACCCTGCTTTCTTTCCCTTATCTCCAGAAGATGGTAGGTGGAACAGCCGCACATCAGTATGCTGTCATTGGTGCCGTGCTCGGTATTATTGCAGCTGTGATGACATTGGCTTGCGGACTCCTTACCAAGGAACGTCTGAAGCCGAAGCGCGCTGAGAAGTTCTCTTTCCAGCAGTTTGCCGACCTCGTTCACAACAAGGCTTGGCTCTATATGACAGCCATCGCCGTGTGCACCAACTTCTTCAACGGATTCCGCTATGCAGTAGCTGGCTATATGTTTGATTACTGTCTGCATGGCAATGTAACCATCGAGGGATTGATTATCAACTATACCGTTTTCATGGCATTCGGTGAAGTAACCTGTATGATTTTCGGTGGTGTATCTCCTTGGTTCACCCGTCTGGTAGGCAGCAAGCGCATGGCATTCTTTTGGGCTGCAGCACTCTGTCTGGTTCTCTCGGTTGTCTTCTTCTTCATCCCGATGAATCCATCCTATATCTGGGTGATGATAGCCATCGTTATCCTTACCTCTATGGGTATCGGTATCTATTCGCCATTGATGTGGTCTATGTATGCCGATGTAGCCGACTACCATACCGAGCATTTCGGAACATCCGCTACAGGTCTTATCTTCTCTTCCGGTACGATGAGCCAGAAGTTTGGTACCGCCATTTCCGGTTCTCTCATCGCCCTCTTCCTGGGCTGGGCAGGTGCCAACATGATAACAGATAAGATGGGTAATACGATGATTGACCCAGCCAGTGTCACCGACTCTGTGCTTACGATGGTATGGTCATTGTTCTCACTCTTCCCAGCCGTCATCGCCTTCCTGCTGATGGTGCTTGCCTGGAAGTTCCCTATCCGCAAATAA
- a CDS encoding glycoside hydrolase family 5 protein: MKKILLSLITILMPLALLAQEAGDNFTIKTTDGKTTEWSLAGGNKNGDISIIKHNGNKLELYAKGYENTGAWQTYNLDKIENITFSVFHKGDYKEESAVNAVKNMGIGTNFGNCTDAVAMWLNMGSNSVTDFEKAWGQEPTTKPMVDFLKKNGFNSVRIPVTWFQHMKEDGTVDEAWMNRIQEIVNYVIDNGMYCILNVHHDTGADDEKVKHWIKADEANYKENKEKFEYLWTQIATRFKNYDQHLVFEGYNEMLDADNTWNAPKSASSYKGLNEYAQSFVNAVRATGGNNETRNLIINTYAAANGDDVLNNLVIPTDKVVGHIAVEVHTYAPWDWFAQKGKWDASCSNEIKNMFTRLNNKFISKGIPCIIGEYGTHGSKSVSKTSSASEIQAAADQAADIVKQAKAYGVATFYWMSIFTEKDRTVPQWTLPTVVEAMKKAYNE; encoded by the coding sequence ATGAAAAAGATATTACTCTCACTCATCACGATTCTGATGCCGCTGGCGCTCCTGGCACAGGAGGCAGGCGATAACTTCACCATCAAGACAACTGATGGAAAAACTACTGAATGGAGCCTTGCCGGTGGAAATAAGAATGGAGATATATCCATCATCAAACATAATGGAAACAAACTGGAGTTATACGCCAAAGGCTATGAGAACACAGGCGCCTGGCAGACATACAATCTCGATAAAATAGAAAACATTACATTTTCAGTCTTTCATAAAGGAGACTATAAGGAAGAAAGTGCTGTGAATGCAGTGAAGAACATGGGCATCGGTACCAACTTCGGCAACTGCACAGATGCGGTTGCCATGTGGCTGAACATGGGCAGCAACTCGGTTACTGATTTCGAGAAAGCTTGGGGACAGGAGCCAACGACCAAACCGATGGTAGATTTCCTGAAGAAGAACGGTTTTAATTCTGTCCGCATCCCCGTTACCTGGTTCCAGCACATGAAGGAAGACGGAACCGTGGATGAAGCCTGGATGAACAGAATACAGGAAATCGTAAATTACGTCATTGATAACGGTATGTACTGCATCCTGAATGTTCACCATGATACAGGTGCAGACGATGAGAAAGTAAAGCACTGGATCAAGGCTGATGAAGCCAACTATAAGGAGAACAAAGAGAAGTTTGAATATCTCTGGACCCAGATTGCCACCCGTTTCAAGAACTACGACCAGCACCTGGTGTTCGAAGGTTACAACGAGATGCTTGATGCCGACAACACCTGGAATGCACCAAAGAGCGCAAGCAGCTATAAGGGTTTGAATGAATATGCCCAGAGTTTCGTGAATGCAGTACGTGCTACCGGTGGCAACAACGAGACCCGCAACCTCATCATCAATACCTATGCTGCAGCTAATGGTGACGACGTATTGAACAACCTCGTCATCCCTACCGACAAGGTGGTTGGTCATATCGCAGTAGAAGTTCACACCTATGCTCCATGGGATTGGTTTGCCCAGAAAGGCAAGTGGGATGCTTCCTGCAGCAATGAAATCAAGAATATGTTCACCCGCCTGAACAATAAGTTCATCAGCAAGGGCATTCCTTGCATCATCGGCGAATACGGTACTCACGGAAGCAAGAGTGTCAGCAAAACCAGTTCTGCCAGCGAGATTCAGGCTGCTGCCGACCAGGCTGCCGACATCGTGAAGCAGGCAAAGGCATACGGCGTAGCCACTTTCTACTGGATGAGCATCTTCACTGAGAAAGACAGAACTGTTCCTCAGTGGACACTCCCTACAGTAGTGGAAGCCATGAAAAAGGCTTATAATGAATAA
- a CDS encoding transposase, whose amino-acid sequence MTMFKKTDPNPQLDIFTAPSMQLGSRASKKYSDPNAWHNQFYILVTTKIDEEIFKPLFPEGKKSGRPNASIRILVAMSVLKEGFGCSDEDLFEKCEFDLLTRKALGMELLTDVTPSIDTYYLFRRRICEYQERTGIDLMQLCFEQLAGKHVHLLKISGKCVRMDSKLIGSNIARQSRYELIHTTLVKFLKTCTLTHLSPEQEERAKEYLKEDSSKTVYRSDSDTLQSNLARIGNFIMEMLAVFPATSPAHDLLLRLFEEQYVVMDGKAVLRDKKEVKADSLQNPNDPDATYRAKNDQKVQGYVTNITETVEEGKPNIITSVQVETAVFADCHFLQEAVENSERVTDSTIEDLYADGAYQSPDNREFAKNHNAMQLKTGKMQGGCRWELIPHDEDGLTVREIATGNTYEAVKAVTKQGSRKRWRIPWNNKTGWRYFEDKDIKAYQLRKQIESLPLEEQHKRNNVEAAMFQYSFHTRNGKTRYRGLLKHRMHAYSRCMWMNLRRMVIFQISTFQRSIFALFGPIREAFGSFKAISRQIFTSGADCYVSLRMTTLVRLDSKYAPF is encoded by the coding sequence ATGACTATGTTTAAAAAGACAGATCCGAATCCTCAGTTAGATATATTCACGGCTCCCTCAATGCAGTTAGGAAGTCGTGCTTCAAAGAAGTATTCTGACCCCAACGCATGGCATAACCAGTTCTATATCCTCGTGACAACCAAGATTGATGAGGAGATATTCAAGCCTTTGTTCCCTGAAGGCAAGAAGAGCGGCCGCCCAAATGCTTCCATCCGCATACTCGTGGCTATGTCTGTCTTGAAGGAGGGATTCGGTTGCAGCGACGAGGATCTGTTTGAGAAGTGCGAGTTTGACCTTCTTACCAGAAAGGCTCTCGGCATGGAACTTCTGACTGATGTAACCCCATCAATAGATACCTATTATCTGTTTCGCCGCCGCATCTGCGAATATCAGGAAAGAACTGGCATTGACCTGATGCAGCTCTGCTTCGAGCAGCTTGCTGGCAAGCATGTACACCTTCTCAAGATATCAGGCAAATGCGTCCGTATGGACAGTAAGCTTATCGGTAGCAATATCGCTCGCCAGTCTCGCTATGAACTGATACATACAACTCTGGTCAAGTTCCTCAAGACATGCACGCTTACCCATCTCTCCCCAGAGCAGGAAGAGCGGGCAAAGGAATACTTGAAAGAGGATTCCTCCAAGACAGTTTACCGCTCTGACTCTGATACGCTTCAGAGCAATCTTGCCAGAATTGGTAATTTCATCATGGAGATGCTGGCAGTTTTTCCTGCTACTTCTCCTGCACATGATCTTCTTCTGCGTCTGTTTGAAGAACAGTATGTCGTAATGGACGGAAAGGCTGTACTTCGAGACAAGAAGGAGGTAAAGGCAGACAGTCTTCAGAATCCTAACGATCCTGATGCAACCTATCGTGCCAAGAACGACCAGAAGGTGCAAGGCTATGTGACCAACATCACAGAGACTGTAGAGGAAGGCAAGCCTAACATCATCACTTCCGTTCAGGTTGAAACTGCAGTATTTGCAGACTGCCATTTCCTTCAGGAGGCTGTGGAAAACAGTGAACGTGTCACGGATTCTACGATTGAAGACCTGTATGCAGATGGTGCCTATCAAAGTCCAGACAATCGAGAGTTTGCAAAGAACCACAATGCCATGCAGCTCAAGACTGGCAAGATGCAAGGTGGATGCAGATGGGAACTGATACCACATGACGAGGATGGTCTGACCGTCAGGGAGATTGCTACTGGCAACACCTATGAGGCCGTCAAAGCCGTCACAAAGCAGGGCTCCAGAAAACGTTGGAGAATCCCATGGAACAACAAAACCGGTTGGCGTTACTTTGAAGACAAAGACATTAAAGCCTATCAGCTAAGGAAGCAGATAGAAAGCCTTCCTTTGGAGGAGCAGCATAAACGGAATAACGTTGAAGCAGCCATGTTCCAATACAGTTTTCATACACGTAATGGCAAGACCCGATACAGGGGCTTGCTCAAACATCGTATGCATGCATATAGCAGATGTATGTGGATGAACCTCCGAAGGATGGTAATATTCCAGATTTCAACATTTCAAAGATCGATATTTGCCCTTTTCGGGCCTATCAGAGAAGCTTTCGGCTCTTTCAAAGCGATTTCTCGACAGATATTCACCAGCGGAGCCGATTGCTATGTTTCACTCAGAATGACCACACTGGTCAGACTGGATTCAAAATATGCTCCTTTTTAA
- a CDS encoding ATP-binding protein, translating to MKYLKRQIDKEFEAWKSSVEHKPLLVRGARQVGKSSAIRHLGESFPYFLEVNFERDKTVKEFFDGDLNVKFISEQLSAYFKVPVIPGKTLLFLDEIQACPNAIHSLWFFKEDYPELHVVAAGSLLEFALKDLGAYGVGRIRSMFVYPMSFDEFLYALGDDGLVSMKRNATSQKPLMNVFYERLVERFRSFLLIGGMPAAVVSTLIRIVIWK from the coding sequence ATGAAGTATCTGAAAAGACAAATAGATAAAGAGTTTGAAGCGTGGAAAAGTTCTGTAGAGCATAAACCATTGCTTGTGAGAGGAGCAAGGCAGGTAGGTAAGTCAAGTGCCATTAGACACTTGGGAGAGTCCTTTCCTTATTTCTTGGAAGTGAACTTTGAGCGTGATAAGACTGTCAAGGAATTCTTTGATGGCGATTTAAACGTGAAGTTTATTTCGGAGCAATTGTCGGCATATTTCAAAGTTCCCGTTATTCCTGGCAAAACCTTGTTGTTCTTAGATGAGATACAGGCATGCCCTAATGCCATCCATAGCTTGTGGTTTTTCAAGGAAGATTATCCTGAACTTCATGTAGTGGCGGCTGGATCGCTATTGGAATTTGCATTGAAGGATTTAGGTGCTTATGGAGTAGGGCGTATCCGCTCGATGTTTGTATATCCGATGTCTTTTGATGAATTCCTTTATGCTTTAGGTGATGATGGATTGGTAAGTATGAAACGGAATGCAACCTCTCAAAAGCCATTGATGAATGTCTTCTATGAGCGATTAGTGGAGAGGTTTCGTTCATTCTTGCTTATAGGTGGTATGCCTGCTGCTGTGGTAAGTACGTTGATACGAATAGTTATTTGGAAGTAG
- a CDS encoding deoxynucleoside kinase → MYIAIAGNIGSGKTTLTKMLSKHYGWKQYLEPVAENPYIDDYYKDISRWALNMEVFYLKQRFKNLLEIQHSKETVIQDRTIFEGVYVFAANNRKMGNMDQRDYETYMGLFESMMEVVEMPELMIYLRSSVPHLVKNIQKRGRDYEQKMPLGYLEGINNLYEDFIMNKYKGKVLIVEVDNLDFEHNPKQFGEIVDKIDAKLFGLFSER, encoded by the coding sequence ATGTATATAGCAATAGCAGGAAATATCGGTAGTGGCAAAACAACACTCACCAAGATGCTGTCTAAACATTATGGATGGAAACAGTACTTGGAGCCCGTGGCTGAAAACCCCTATATCGATGACTATTACAAGGATATCTCGCGATGGGCACTCAATATGGAGGTGTTCTATCTGAAGCAGCGATTCAAGAATCTGCTGGAAATCCAACACAGTAAAGAGACGGTTATCCAGGACCGCACCATCTTTGAGGGTGTTTATGTCTTTGCGGCCAACAACCGGAAGATGGGCAACATGGACCAGCGCGACTACGAGACTTATATGGGGCTTTTCGAGTCTATGATGGAAGTGGTGGAGATGCCTGAACTGATGATATATCTCCGTTCTTCAGTTCCTCACCTCGTGAAGAATATCCAGAAGCGCGGTCGTGATTATGAGCAGAAGATGCCTCTGGGTTATCTGGAAGGTATCAACAATCTTTACGAAGATTTCATCATGAACAAGTATAAGGGCAAGGTGCTTATCGTAGAAGTTGATAATCTCGATTTCGAGCACAATCCCAAGCAGTTTGGTGAAATCGTAGATAAGATAGATGCCAAGCTCTTCGGGCTCTTTTCTGAAAGGTAA
- a CDS encoding cellulase family glycosylhydrolase, with amino-acid sequence MKKFKYLYLLLLGIVCGLAFSACSYEDDDYDEPSFKVLNPELSFDGTGGVQTINVQADAQPTASVIEGADWCSVAYKDQAAGTYNFDVTVAASQEDEVTTATVRIIQGYSRKDVTITRAKKGAVVTPDVPPADMNKTAMEVAQLMYPGWNLGNTLEGGDSKNLWKNAGIETETVWQNAKTTQALIDAVKAAGFKSVRIPCSWVMGHITDAEKCTIDPAWMKRVKEVVDYCIKDGLYVIINQHWDGGWIEHNGMTANADIKTTKAQLTKIWTQIADNFKTYDEHLLFAGMNEPGVGAGEGDIIGVADMSNRIAEYEQTFIEAVRATGGNNAKRVLIVQGPNTDIDKFVANNYMSKIHDSATDRLMVEVHFYDPYQFTDLSEDKDWGKYYLYWGKNNTNGSEAGRTADAKYNEDYVEAQMKKMKTNFFDKGYPVLIGEFGANQRLAIGKDAVHDASVKDYYKAVVTSAINNGCVPMAWDTNGGLPSMTIFNRAGASVSNTNMLESITAGVAAAKWPAK; translated from the coding sequence ATGAAGAAATTCAAATATCTATATTTGTTGCTCTTGGGCATAGTCTGCGGATTGGCTTTCTCGGCTTGCTCTTACGAAGACGATGATTATGATGAGCCTAGCTTCAAGGTTCTCAACCCAGAGCTTTCATTTGACGGTACTGGCGGAGTGCAGACCATCAATGTTCAGGCAGATGCTCAGCCTACAGCTTCCGTGATAGAAGGTGCCGACTGGTGCTCTGTTGCTTATAAGGATCAGGCTGCCGGCACATACAATTTCGATGTAACCGTAGCCGCTTCTCAGGAAGATGAAGTAACTACTGCTACCGTCCGTATCATTCAGGGCTATAGCCGTAAGGATGTTACGATTACCCGTGCCAAGAAGGGGGCTGTTGTTACTCCTGATGTACCACCAGCTGATATGAACAAGACTGCCATGGAGGTGGCTCAGTTGATGTATCCAGGTTGGAACCTCGGTAACACCCTGGAAGGTGGCGACAGCAAGAATCTCTGGAAGAATGCTGGTATCGAAACAGAGACAGTCTGGCAGAATGCCAAGACCACTCAGGCTTTGATTGATGCAGTGAAGGCTGCTGGTTTCAAGAGTGTCCGTATTCCTTGTTCTTGGGTGATGGGACATATTACTGATGCTGAAAAATGCACCATCGACCCTGCTTGGATGAAGCGAGTAAAAGAGGTGGTTGATTACTGTATCAAGGATGGTCTCTATGTTATCATCAACCAGCATTGGGATGGTGGATGGATAGAGCACAATGGTATGACAGCCAATGCAGACATCAAGACTACCAAGGCTCAGCTCACTAAAATATGGACTCAGATTGCCGATAATTTCAAGACATATGATGAGCATCTTCTCTTTGCCGGCATGAATGAGCCAGGTGTAGGAGCAGGTGAAGGTGATATCATTGGTGTGGCTGATATGAGTAACCGTATTGCTGAATATGAGCAGACTTTCATCGAGGCGGTTCGTGCAACTGGTGGCAACAATGCCAAGAGAGTTCTGATAGTTCAGGGTCCTAATACCGATATCGATAAATTCGTAGCCAACAACTACATGTCTAAGATCCATGATTCTGCTACCGACCGATTGATGGTAGAGGTTCACTTCTATGATCCATATCAGTTTACTGATTTGAGTGAAGACAAGGATTGGGGCAAGTACTATCTCTATTGGGGCAAGAACAATACCAATGGTTCTGAGGCTGGTCGTACAGCTGATGCTAAATATAACGAGGATTATGTAGAGGCTCAGATGAAGAAGATGAAGACCAACTTCTTCGACAAGGGTTATCCAGTGTTGATTGGTGAGTTTGGTGCCAACCAGCGTTTGGCCATCGGTAAGGATGCTGTTCATGATGCATCAGTTAAGGACTATTACAAGGCTGTTGTAACTAGTGCTATCAATAATGGTTGTGTGCCAATGGCATGGGATACCAATGGTGGTCTTCCTAGCATGACCATCTTCAACCGTGCTGGTGCAAGTGTTAGCAATACTAATATGCTTGAGAGTATTACAGCCGGAGTTGCAGCAGCAAAGTGGCCTGCTAAATAA
- a CDS encoding glycoside hydrolase family 5 protein, which yields MKKIVMIILAAAHFAWAGAQVKSMDGRISKMKLTATELAHYMAPGVNLGNTMEACDWNDVFTNQAGLKSETSWQNDKTTESYIRSLKQQGFNSLRIPTSWVAGHLTDKENMTIDPVWMKRIKEIVNYGLNAGLCVIINEHWDGGWMEHDAFTSGANVTEYKEMFRKLWTNIAKEFKTYDQRVLFAALNEPGVGGASPQVQGDMLAPDSKEFADRLLAYEQVFIDAVRATGGNNSSRVLIVQTPKTEIDLAAKDSYDITRLKDKVKNRLMAEVHFYDPYIFTLMDKDADWGKVALYWKGHAPADDQGRTVNTIWYNNKNVDAYQHITNQVMKMKQKFVDLGYPVVIGEYGANRKDASLFGGNQEKHNESMMAWYGAVTAEMMKAGLIPYVWDINVQPLPHMTIFDRKKQVVSDSYIFKGVMQGAAEGMEDYLRIYPKP from the coding sequence ATGAAGAAGATAGTTATGATTATATTGGCTGCTGCTCATTTCGCTTGGGCTGGCGCACAGGTTAAATCAATGGATGGTCGTATCTCGAAAATGAAACTCACGGCTACCGAACTGGCTCACTATATGGCTCCAGGAGTCAACCTGGGTAATACGATGGAGGCGTGCGACTGGAATGATGTCTTTACCAATCAGGCAGGACTGAAGTCAGAAACTTCATGGCAGAATGATAAGACTACTGAGAGCTATATCCGGAGTTTGAAACAGCAGGGATTCAACAGTCTTCGCATCCCTACATCCTGGGTGGCTGGGCATCTTACGGATAAGGAGAATATGACCATAGATCCTGTCTGGATGAAACGAATCAAGGAAATCGTAAACTATGGTCTCAATGCCGGTCTCTGTGTCATCATCAACGAACACTGGGATGGTGGATGGATGGAGCATGATGCCTTTACCAGTGGTGCGAATGTGACAGAATATAAGGAGATGTTCCGCAAGCTGTGGACGAATATAGCAAAGGAATTCAAGACGTATGACCAGCGGGTTCTCTTTGCTGCCCTCAACGAACCGGGAGTGGGAGGCGCCAGTCCGCAGGTTCAAGGCGACATGCTGGCTCCTGATAGTAAGGAGTTTGCCGATCGTCTCCTGGCATACGAACAGGTGTTTATCGATGCCGTCCGTGCTACCGGTGGTAATAATTCCAGCCGTGTGCTCATCGTACAGACTCCAAAGACCGAGATTGATTTGGCAGCCAAGGATTCTTACGACATCACCCGTCTGAAGGATAAGGTGAAGAACCGTCTGATGGCAGAGGTTCATTTCTACGATCCTTATATATTTACCCTGATGGACAAGGATGCCGATTGGGGCAAGGTGGCTCTTTATTGGAAAGGACATGCTCCTGCCGATGATCAGGGACGAACCGTAAACACCATCTGGTATAATAATAAGAATGTGGATGCCTACCAGCATATCACCAATCAGGTGATGAAGATGAAACAGAAGTTTGTAGATCTGGGCTATCCAGTAGTCATCGGTGAATATGGTGCCAACCGTAAGGATGCCTCTCTCTTCGGTGGTAATCAGGAGAAGCATAATGAGAGTATGATGGCATGGTATGGTGCTGTGACTGCCGAAATGATGAAGGCAGGACTTATCCCATACGTCTGGGATATCAATGTGCAGCCTCTTCCCCACATGACCATCTTCGACAGAAAGAAGCAGGTAGTTTCCGACTCCTATATATTTAAAGGTGTGATGCAGGGAGCAGCCGAAGGGATGGAAGATTACCTGAGAATCTATCCGAAACCTTAG